The Zobellia alginiliquefaciens genome contains a region encoding:
- a CDS encoding GDSL-type esterase/lipase family protein yields MMKRRQFINRTALAIAGTSLMGCFDHSKFQLKKNQVVGCFGDSITYAGGHGYVEMLQEKFNIEKPELNITFINFGKSSETVSGLTEKDHPGPRPYLFERLDTILDKNKIDVALFCYGINDGIYGKPSEKLFRSFKIGVYSFLEKMRQRDIPTILLTPPPLANLAAKAHEGNSYSYKNPYPKYDAEVLQEFTNIILEMHHPYANAEINIRKPLFNGQKECYGKDPIHPNRSGHKLIADTIFSNLSF; encoded by the coding sequence ATGATGAAGAGAAGACAATTTATAAACAGAACGGCCCTAGCTATTGCAGGAACTAGTCTCATGGGCTGTTTTGACCACTCTAAGTTTCAATTGAAGAAAAATCAGGTCGTGGGTTGCTTTGGTGATAGCATTACGTACGCGGGAGGTCATGGTTATGTTGAAATGCTTCAGGAAAAATTCAATATAGAAAAGCCGGAACTCAATATTACTTTTATCAACTTTGGAAAAAGTAGTGAGACCGTAAGCGGACTCACGGAGAAAGACCACCCAGGGCCCAGACCGTATCTTTTTGAGCGGTTAGATACTATTTTAGATAAAAATAAGATAGATGTGGCACTTTTCTGTTATGGAATCAATGATGGGATTTATGGTAAACCTTCCGAGAAATTATTTAGAAGTTTTAAAATAGGAGTTTATTCCTTCCTAGAAAAAATGAGGCAAAGAGATATTCCTACTATTTTGCTTACTCCACCTCCTTTGGCCAATTTAGCAGCAAAAGCTCATGAGGGAAATTCATATAGCTACAAAAACCCATATCCGAAGTATGATGCAGAGGTGTTACAAGAGTTTACCAATATCATTTTAGAAATGCATCACCCATATGCAAATGCCGAGATAAACATTCGTAAACCTCTTTTTAATGGTCAAAAAGAGTGTTATGGCAAAGACCCTATTCATCCTAATAGGAGCGGTCATAAGTTAATTGCCGATACGATTTTCAGTAATTTATCGTTTTAA
- a CDS encoding ABC transporter ATP-binding protein: MAEKKVSILTAFKTIIWPRRNLVFIGLLLIVISKAASFVAPMSLKYLMDDIIPNKDIEFLKLLVGLVALAILVQAVTSFLLTKILSVQAQFLISELRAQVQKKVLSLPIRFFDNAKSGALVSRIMSDVEGVRNLIGTGLVQLVGGTITAVVSLILLLRISWTMTVFTLVPLAIFAVIALKAFKIIRPIFRNRGKINAEVKGRLTETLGGVRVIKGFNAEIQENKIFEEGVDRLFQNVKKSLTATAFMTSSSTFLLGIATTGIMGIGGYKIMMDELTVGEFLTFTFLLGLMVAPIVQMSNIGSQLTEALAGLDRTEELMNMTPESDEENRTIVLDDVQGDIVFDDVSFSYEEDKEVLHNINFEVKSGNVVALVGSSGSGKSTIAGLAATFLNPQSGKITIDGKDVSKVNLNSFRQHLGVVLQDDFLFEGTIRENILFPRPNASEEQLQQAVKAAYVNEFTDRFDDGLDTLIGERGVKLSGGQRQRIAIARAVLADPKILILDEATSNLDTESEALIQKSLAALTEGRTTFVIAHRLSTIRKANQILVIENGRIAEEGTHDALIAKEGRYFNLFTYQARI, from the coding sequence ATGGCCGAAAAAAAAGTTAGTATACTTACCGCGTTTAAGACCATTATTTGGCCTAGACGAAATTTAGTTTTTATTGGACTACTTCTCATTGTAATTAGTAAAGCGGCAAGTTTTGTGGCTCCAATGTCCCTAAAGTATTTGATGGACGATATTATACCCAATAAGGATATCGAGTTTTTGAAGCTGCTCGTGGGACTGGTTGCGTTGGCCATTTTGGTACAGGCGGTTACGTCGTTTTTGTTGACTAAAATTTTGAGCGTACAGGCGCAATTTTTGATTTCCGAACTTCGGGCGCAAGTACAGAAAAAAGTACTCTCTTTGCCTATTCGTTTTTTTGATAATGCAAAGTCGGGAGCTTTGGTTTCCCGTATTATGAGCGATGTTGAGGGCGTTCGTAATTTAATCGGTACCGGTTTGGTACAATTGGTGGGCGGTACTATTACGGCTGTAGTTTCGCTCATATTACTTTTGCGCATAAGCTGGACCATGACTGTTTTTACCTTGGTGCCTTTAGCTATTTTTGCCGTTATAGCCTTGAAGGCATTTAAGATTATTAGACCTATTTTTAGGAACCGGGGAAAGATAAATGCCGAAGTTAAAGGTAGACTTACCGAAACTTTAGGAGGTGTACGGGTAATTAAAGGTTTTAATGCCGAGATACAAGAAAATAAAATATTTGAAGAAGGGGTTGATCGTCTTTTTCAAAATGTGAAAAAGAGTTTGACGGCTACCGCTTTTATGACCAGTTCCTCAACCTTTCTTTTAGGGATTGCCACAACCGGAATTATGGGTATTGGAGGTTATAAAATCATGATGGATGAATTGACTGTCGGTGAATTTTTAACCTTTACTTTTTTGTTGGGATTGATGGTAGCGCCCATAGTACAAATGAGCAATATAGGAAGTCAGTTAACCGAAGCCTTGGCCGGGTTGGACCGTACGGAAGAACTCATGAACATGACTCCTGAATCTGATGAAGAAAACCGAACAATTGTTCTGGATGATGTTCAAGGCGATATTGTTTTTGACGATGTTTCTTTTTCGTATGAAGAAGATAAAGAAGTGCTCCATAATATTAATTTTGAGGTAAAGTCAGGTAACGTAGTGGCTCTAGTAGGGAGTTCTGGCTCTGGGAAATCTACAATTGCCGGGTTAGCGGCTACTTTTCTAAATCCACAGTCAGGTAAAATTACTATAGATGGCAAGGATGTCTCAAAAGTGAACTTGAATAGCTTCCGGCAGCATTTGGGGGTTGTTTTGCAAGACGATTTTCTTTTTGAGGGAACCATACGGGAGAACATTCTTTTTCCGCGGCCTAATGCTTCCGAAGAGCAATTACAGCAGGCTGTTAAAGCGGCATATGTAAATGAATTTACGGATCGGTTCGATGACGGATTGGATACGTTGATAGGGGAACGAGGCGTGAAACTATCGGGTGGTCAACGCCAGCGTATTGCTATTGCAAGGGCTGTTTTGGCGGACCCTAAAATCTTGATTTTAGATGAAGCTACTTCTAATTTGGATACCGAAAGTGAGGCATTGATACAAAAGAGTTTGGCCGCCCTTACCGAAGGACGTACCACATTTGTAATCGCACACAGATTAAGTACAATCAGAAAAGCGAATCAGATTTTAGTTATCGAAAATGGAAGAATTGCCGAAGAAGGCACCCACGATGCGCTTATTGCTAAGGAAGGTAGGTATTTTAATCTATTTACTTATCAGGCAAGGATTTAA
- a CDS encoding 2Fe-2S iron-sulfur cluster-binding protein, which produces MSDIKIKITDRDGVAHEVDAPTDMNMNLMEVVRSYELAPEGTIGICGGMAMCASCQCYVESDHALPEKSDDEDAMLAEAFDVKDNSRLGCQIHMTPDLDGLEVELAPES; this is translated from the coding sequence ATGTCCGATATAAAAATAAAAATAACCGACCGCGACGGAGTTGCCCATGAGGTAGATGCCCCAACCGATATGAACATGAATCTTATGGAGGTTGTTCGTTCCTACGAATTGGCCCCTGAAGGAACTATTGGAATCTGTGGAGGTATGGCCATGTGTGCTTCTTGCCAGTGCTATGTAGAGTCTGACCATGCGCTTCCTGAAAAATCAGATGATGAAGATGCTATGCTAGCGGAAGCCTTTGATGTGAAAGACAACAGCCGTCTGGGCTGTCAAATTCACATGACCCCAGATTTAGATGGGTTAGAAGTGGAATTAGCTCCTGAGAGTTAA
- a CDS encoding four helix bundle protein codes for MAVKRFEDVLVWQKAQDFAVVIYQKFSNSKDYSFKDQILRASISISNNIAEGFDRRTNPDFIRFLYFATSSNSEVRSMLYLSKRLHFLRITGNNRVNQTV; via the coding sequence ATGGCAGTTAAAAGGTTTGAAGATGTATTGGTGTGGCAGAAAGCACAAGATTTTGCTGTTGTTATCTACCAAAAGTTTTCAAACTCCAAAGACTATTCTTTTAAAGACCAAATTCTAAGAGCATCGATATCAATTTCTAACAATATAGCCGAAGGGTTTGACAGACGCACGAATCCTGATTTTATTCGATTTTTATATTTTGCAACAAGTTCAAATAGCGAGGTACGTTCCATGTTATATCTTTCCAAGAGACTTCATTTTTTAAGAATCACCGGAAACAACAGAGTTAATCAAACAGTCTAA
- a CDS encoding NAD(P)/FAD-dependent oxidoreductase codes for MIKTDILIIGAGPTGLFAVFEAGLLKLKCHLIDALPQAGGQCSEIYPKKPIYDIPGFPEVLAGDLVNNLMDQIKPFEPGFTLGERAQTIEKLEDGTFIVTTNKGTKHHAPVVAIAGGLGSFEPRKPLLQNLKKYEDNGVSYIIKDPEVYRDKKVVIAGGGDSALDWSIFLADVAAEVTLVHRRNEFRGALDSVEKVQQLKNEGKINLITPAEIVALKGDDKLEAVSIRKTTNPDEDVTLEVDNFVPLFGLSPKLGPIADWGLEIEKNAIKVNTFDYQTNVPGIYAIGDVNTYPGKLKLILCGFHEATLMCQSAYQRIYPDKKYVMKYTTVGGVTGFDGSKKEAPKAVVKSIN; via the coding sequence ATGATCAAGACAGACATATTGATTATAGGAGCTGGCCCAACAGGGCTTTTTGCCGTTTTTGAGGCAGGTCTACTAAAGCTCAAATGTCATTTAATAGATGCCCTACCACAAGCAGGTGGACAATGCTCCGAGATTTATCCTAAAAAACCAATTTACGACATACCAGGCTTTCCTGAAGTGTTGGCAGGGGATTTAGTGAACAATCTTATGGATCAAATAAAACCTTTTGAACCTGGCTTTACTTTAGGCGAAAGGGCTCAGACTATAGAAAAACTAGAGGATGGCACCTTCATAGTTACCACAAATAAAGGCACCAAACATCATGCACCCGTTGTTGCTATTGCTGGTGGTCTGGGCAGTTTTGAACCTAGAAAACCATTACTCCAGAATCTTAAAAAGTATGAAGACAATGGAGTTTCATACATCATAAAGGACCCTGAAGTCTATCGTGACAAAAAAGTGGTAATTGCAGGAGGTGGAGATTCCGCGCTAGACTGGAGTATATTTTTAGCCGATGTTGCTGCCGAGGTCACTTTGGTTCATCGTAGAAATGAATTTAGGGGTGCTTTAGACTCCGTGGAAAAAGTACAGCAGCTTAAAAACGAAGGGAAAATCAATTTGATTACCCCGGCTGAAATCGTAGCATTAAAAGGTGATGACAAGTTAGAGGCGGTTTCCATTAGAAAAACAACAAATCCCGATGAGGATGTTACCTTAGAAGTTGATAATTTTGTGCCGCTTTTTGGGCTTTCTCCAAAATTAGGCCCCATTGCTGATTGGGGACTGGAAATAGAGAAAAATGCCATTAAAGTAAACACATTTGATTATCAGACCAACGTGCCGGGAATTTATGCCATAGGCGATGTAAATACCTATCCTGGGAAGTTAAAACTGATTCTTTGTGGTTTCCACGAAGCCACCTTAATGTGCCAAAGCGCTTATCAGCGTATTTATCCTGATAAGAAATATGTAATGAAATATACAACCGTAGGCGGTGTAACCGGTTTTGACGGAAGTAAAAAAGAAGCACCTAAGGCAGTTGTAAAGAGTATAAATTAG
- a CDS encoding NifU family protein, producing MASEELTLKVEKALEEIRPFLQSDGGDISLVSIDNENSVKVRLEGACVGCSVNQMTLKSGVEMTIKKHAPQIEEVINIGV from the coding sequence ATGGCCTCAGAAGAATTAACACTGAAAGTAGAAAAAGCACTAGAGGAAATCCGTCCTTTTTTGCAGAGCGATGGTGGAGATATATCTTTGGTTTCCATAGATAACGAAAATTCCGTTAAAGTGAGATTAGAAGGGGCTTGCGTGGGTTGCAGCGTTAACCAGATGACCTTAAAGAGTGGTGTGGAAATGACTATTAAAAAGCATGCGCCACAAATTGAAGAAGTGATAAATATTGGCGTTTAA
- a CDS encoding Mrp/NBP35 family ATP-binding protein — MKIDKKEVLRALENITVPGEGQNMVESGAVKNIQIFGDEVEVDITIGNPSLQARKKTEVEILKIIHREVYEKAKIKVNIKVDAPAKPKANEIKGKPLPGIKNIIAVASGKGGVGKSTVTANLAVTLAKMGFKVGVLDADIYGPSMPIMFDVPMEKPLAVNVDGKSKMKPVENYGVKMLSIGFFTQPNQAVIWRGPMAAKALNQMIFDAHWGELDFMLIDLPPGTGDIHLSIMQAMPVTGAVVVSTPQNVALADARKGVAMFQQDSINVPVLGIVENMAYFTPDELPDNKYYIFGKEGAKNLSEDLDVPFLGEIPLVQSIREAGDVGRPAAMQTATPVEEAFEEITKNVVQEVVGRNKSLPPTEAIKITTMAGCSAVKKK; from the coding sequence ATGAAGATTGATAAAAAAGAAGTTTTAAGAGCACTAGAGAATATTACCGTACCCGGTGAGGGCCAAAATATGGTAGAAAGCGGTGCAGTTAAAAATATACAGATTTTTGGAGATGAGGTTGAAGTGGATATTACCATTGGCAACCCTAGTTTACAGGCCAGAAAAAAAACCGAGGTGGAGATTCTAAAAATCATACACCGTGAGGTTTACGAAAAGGCTAAGATAAAAGTCAACATTAAGGTAGATGCTCCAGCAAAACCTAAGGCCAATGAAATAAAGGGCAAACCATTACCCGGCATCAAAAATATAATAGCCGTTGCTTCCGGTAAAGGTGGTGTAGGTAAATCTACGGTTACTGCAAATTTAGCGGTAACCTTGGCTAAAATGGGCTTTAAAGTAGGCGTTTTAGATGCTGACATTTACGGTCCTTCCATGCCAATAATGTTTGATGTTCCTATGGAAAAGCCTTTGGCTGTTAATGTTGATGGAAAATCAAAAATGAAACCGGTAGAGAATTATGGCGTAAAGATGTTATCCATTGGTTTTTTCACCCAGCCCAACCAAGCGGTAATCTGGCGTGGTCCAATGGCTGCAAAAGCGTTGAATCAAATGATTTTTGATGCACATTGGGGCGAATTGGATTTTATGCTTATCGACCTTCCTCCGGGAACAGGAGATATTCATTTGAGCATCATGCAAGCTATGCCCGTAACTGGAGCCGTAGTGGTAAGCACACCTCAGAACGTTGCTTTGGCAGATGCCAGAAAAGGGGTTGCTATGTTTCAACAAGACTCTATAAATGTTCCTGTTTTGGGAATTGTAGAGAATATGGCTTATTTTACACCAGACGAGCTTCCTGATAATAAGTATTACATTTTTGGTAAGGAAGGCGCAAAAAATCTGTCTGAAGATTTAGACGTACCTTTCTTGGGCGAGATTCCTCTAGTTCAGAGCATACGAGAAGCCGGAGACGTAGGAAGACCAGCAGCAATGCAAACTGCTACTCCTGTGGAAGAAGCCTTTGAAGAAATCACAAAAAATGTGGTACAAGAGGTTGTGGGCAGAAACAAAAGTCTTCCCCCAACCGAAGCAATTAAAATAACAACTATGGCAGGCTGTTCTGCCGTTAAGAAAAAATAA